One window from the genome of Littorina saxatilis isolate snail1 unplaced genomic scaffold, US_GU_Lsax_2.0 scaffold_1085, whole genome shotgun sequence encodes:
- the LOC138955553 gene encoding uncharacterized protein gives MADSAATKDAESASTSGGQNINNEMVETVRDLMGSIMSPFLDKLKSLESKYDDLFCNNGDDENQSENSDLGDQSFSVSCGATGVSIGDCSSGATVEKVKKNEAIVDPGRGSVAEVSTESEFDFCVKASAQSADQLDDIFAAMEADLEVEEKIGGVVDEKLANITKSRFTVKLPDQKLKDKMESILIPANCVEIKAPILNEEVIGKANLDRGARQNDTRLLNVQKLISKSTAALVTATSKLHTFTKEGCTDNSSSTVTVESTKFRAELNGMLSACGDVICLLGTAQQELSIRRKYQLARVLPKDMAAICTNENLPSRDMLFGGDIEKAIKGAKENYKMKTPHTSSYNNRFQPYQRKGHGGRPFLGQGNTYGNQRGQSFSPRARGRGQNRGFGKFRGKQ, from the coding sequence ATGGCGGATTCCGCAGCAACAAAGGATGCGGAGTCTGCTAGTACAAGTGGTGGACAAAACATTAACAATGAAATGGTGGAAACTGTGCGTGATTTGATGGGGTCGATCATGAGTCCATTTTTGGATAAACTGAAATCTCTGGAATCGAAATATGACGATCTCTTTTGTAACAATGGTGATGATGAAAATCAATCTGAAAACAGTGATCTTGGCGATCAGTCTTTCTCCGTTTCATGCGGTGCTACCGGTGTTTCTATCGGAGATTGTTCCAGCGGTGCTACCGTGGAAAAAGTGAAGAAAAATGAAGCAATTGTTGACCCCGGCAGAGGTTCTGTGGCAGAGGTTTCAACAGAATCAGAATTTGACTTTTGTGTCAAAGCATCAGCTCAGTCAGCGGATCAGCTTGATGATATTTTTGCTGCGATGGAGGCAGACTTGGAAGTTGAAGAGAAAATAGGTGGTGTAGTGGATGAGAAGCTCGCAAACATCACTAAAAGCAGATTCACTGTCAAATTACCAGACCAAAAGCTCAAGGACAAGATGGAAAGTATCCTTATTCCggcaaactgtgtggaaataaAGGCTCCTATCCTTAATGAGGAGGTGATAGGGAAAGCAAACCTCGACAGAGGTGCAAGACAAAATGACACGCGACTGCTCAATGTACAGAAGCTGATTTCTAAATCAACCGCAGCACTTGTTACGGCAACAAGCAAACTTCACACCTTCACAAAAGAGGGGTGCACTGACAACAGCAGTAGTACCGTGACAGTAGAGAGTACGAAGTTCAGGGCAGAACTGAATGGGATGTTGTCCGCGTGTGGTGATGTTATCTGTCTGTTGGGAACAGCGCAGCAAGAGCTCAGCATCCGCCGTAAATACCAATTAGCTCGCGTTCTGCCAAAGGACATGGCAGCTATTTGCACAAACGAAAATCTCCCGAGTCGGGACATGCTTTTTGGCGGGGATATCGAGAAAGCGATCAAAGGTGCTAAGGAGAATTACAAGATGAAAACTCCGCACACTTCAAGCTACAACAATCGTTTCCAACCATACCAGCGCAAGGGGCACGGTGGTAGGCCTTTTTTAGGTCAAGGGAACACATACGGAAATCAACGAGGGCAGTCTTTCAGTCCCAGAGCTCGGGGGAGAGGTCAGAATCGGGGATTCGGAAAATTCAGAGGAAAACAGTAG